A region from the Ralstonia pickettii genome encodes:
- a CDS encoding ATP-dependent DNA ligase, whose amino-acid sequence MKAFADLYAQLDATTSSNGKLAALVAYLRTAPDADAAWAVYFLAGGKPRQLVPVRVLASFAQTTSGLPEWLFDECYQAVGDLAETIALVLPDADRADNASLAEWMEARLLPLRGQPPELVLPRLAELCRGLPLHARLVLMKLITGAFRVGVSKLLVTRALAEVGGTDPKHVAQRLMGYTDIGQAPTAERYRALLADASVDGHALDTGHPYPFFLAHPLQAELDAFDTLLGAPTEWQIEWKWDGIRAQLVRRADSAWLWSRGEELITERFPELSAMAEALPPGTVLDGEIVVWQDGRVQPFALLQQRIGRKTLNARVLREAPAVLLAYDLLEWQGQDLRERAQSERRAQLERVIAEYVHPALELSPLLQGDDWQHLARQREASRELGVEGLMLKRRDARYGVGRTKDVGVWWKWKVDPFSVDAVLIYAQRGHGRRASLYTDYTFAVWDAPPEVPERKLVPFAKAYSGLSDAEIRQVDALIRKTTVESFGPVRSVAPTLVFELGFEGIARSPRHKSGIAVRFPRMLRWRHDKPVAEADTLQTLESLLPPS is encoded by the coding sequence ATGAAAGCCTTTGCCGATCTGTACGCGCAGCTCGACGCCACCACATCGAGCAACGGCAAGCTGGCCGCACTGGTGGCCTATCTGCGCACCGCGCCCGATGCCGACGCCGCGTGGGCGGTCTACTTCCTGGCCGGGGGCAAGCCGCGCCAGCTGGTGCCGGTGCGCGTGCTCGCCAGCTTTGCGCAGACCACCTCCGGCCTGCCCGAATGGCTGTTTGACGAGTGTTACCAAGCCGTGGGCGATCTGGCCGAGACCATCGCGCTGGTCCTGCCGGATGCGGATCGCGCAGACAACGCCAGCCTGGCCGAGTGGATGGAGGCACGCCTGCTGCCGTTGCGCGGGCAGCCCCCCGAGCTGGTACTTCCGCGCCTGGCTGAACTGTGCCGGGGTCTACCGCTGCATGCCCGGCTCGTGTTGATGAAGCTGATCACGGGGGCGTTTCGCGTGGGGGTGTCGAAACTGCTGGTCACGCGCGCGCTGGCTGAGGTGGGCGGCACCGACCCCAAGCACGTCGCGCAACGGCTGATGGGCTATACCGACATCGGACAGGCGCCCACCGCCGAGCGTTATCGGGCGCTGCTGGCCGATGCCAGCGTCGACGGCCACGCGCTCGATACCGGGCACCCGTATCCATTCTTTCTCGCGCACCCGCTGCAGGCGGAACTGGACGCCTTCGACACCCTGCTCGGCGCGCCCACTGAATGGCAAATCGAATGGAAGTGGGATGGCATCCGCGCGCAACTCGTGCGGCGCGCCGACAGCGCATGGCTGTGGTCGCGCGGCGAGGAACTCATCACCGAACGCTTTCCCGAACTGTCCGCAATGGCGGAGGCGCTCCCGCCGGGCACCGTGCTCGACGGCGAGATCGTGGTCTGGCAAGACGGTCGCGTGCAGCCGTTTGCCCTGCTTCAGCAACGCATCGGCCGCAAGACCCTGAACGCGCGCGTGCTGCGCGAGGCGCCGGCCGTGCTGCTGGCGTATGACCTGCTGGAATGGCAGGGGCAGGATCTGCGCGAGCGCGCGCAGAGCGAGCGGCGCGCGCAGCTCGAACGTGTGATTGCCGAATACGTCCATCCGGCGCTGGAGCTGTCACCGCTGCTGCAAGGCGACGACTGGCAGCATCTTGCGCGGCAGCGTGAGGCATCCCGCGAGCTTGGCGTGGAAGGGCTGATGCTCAAGCGGCGCGACGCCCGCTACGGCGTGGGCCGCACCAAGGACGTGGGGGTGTGGTGGAAGTGGAAGGTCGATCCGTTCTCGGTGGATGCGGTCCTCATCTACGCGCAGCGTGGCCACGGCCGGCGCGCGAGCCTGTACACCGATTACACCTTCGCCGTATGGGATGCACCGCCCGAGGTGCCGGAGCGCAAGCTCGTGCCGTTTGCCAAGGCGTACTCCGGCCTGAGCGACGCAGAGATCCGCCAGGTCGACGCGCTCATCCGCAAGACGACGGTGGAGAGCTTCGGCCCCGTGCGCAGCGTAGCGCCGACGCTGGTGTTCGAACTGGGCTTCGAGGGCATTGCGCGCAGCCCTCGGCACAAGAGCGGCATCGCAGTGCGGTTTCCGCGCATGCTACGCTGGCGGCACGACAAGCCCGTTGCTGAAGCCGATACCCTGCAGACGCTGGAGAGCCTGCTGCCGCCGTCATGA
- a CDS encoding ligase-associated DNA damage response DEXH box helicase has product MNEPALPDLDTWFDARGWTPMPFQRTVWSAMARGQSGLLHATTGAGKTYAVWLGALQRLAQVRSRSGAPPLSVLWLTPMRALAADTTRALTEAAQDLAPHWTLGLRTGDTGSAERAAQSRRLPTALVTTPESLSLLLARADAREALGSVRVVVVDEWHELVGNKRGVQVQLALARLRTWSPELIVWGLSATLGNLSEAMDALGDAATPTPGTLVQGHLPKRMEIDTLLPDGVGRFPWAGHLGMAMLPHVLEELESASTALVFLNTRSQAELWYQAVINARPEWAGLIALHHGSLDRATRDWVETGLKQGKLKAVFCTSSLDLGVDFLPVERVLQIGSPKGVARLLQRAGRSGHAPGRPSRVTVVPTHSLELVEGAAARAAAMSGQVEARTSPHKPLDVLVQHLVTVALGGGFVPDALLQEVRRAWAYRDLHDDEWQWALDFVRQGGHSLTAYPDYRRVMPDEHGIWRVPDTRLARRHRMSIGTIVSDATMTVRWWHASGGGALGSIEEGFIARLRPGDNFLFAGRLLELVRVQDMTAYVRRATGKRAAVPRWNGGRMPLSNELSHAVVAQLDAAAHARFDSPEMQAARPLLELQARWSALPTTATLVAETLHSREGWHLFLYPFAGRHAHLGLASLLGWRAANRTPATFSLAFNDYGLELLSATPIDWPALLASGELFATHTLMPDVLASLNAGELAQRRFREIARVSGLVFQGYPGAHKSARQLQASSGLFYEVFRRHDPGNLLLSQAETEVLRQELDLDRIEAALVRMRGLQLQLCALKRPSPFSFPLMVERFREQLSTEKLADRIARMLAEAERAAGPEPTDPDAAARPEIETDVQAALRLTESPDTAGKSSRRTRRPRKTSKPLPLL; this is encoded by the coding sequence ATGAACGAACCTGCACTGCCCGATCTTGATACGTGGTTTGATGCGCGTGGCTGGACGCCCATGCCGTTCCAGCGCACTGTGTGGTCGGCCATGGCGCGCGGCCAATCGGGCCTGCTGCATGCCACCACGGGCGCGGGGAAAACCTATGCGGTCTGGCTGGGAGCGCTGCAGCGGTTGGCGCAAGTACGCAGCCGCAGCGGCGCACCACCGTTATCGGTGCTATGGCTCACACCCATGCGCGCACTGGCGGCCGACACCACACGCGCATTGACCGAGGCCGCACAGGATTTGGCGCCGCACTGGACGCTCGGCTTGCGCACCGGCGACACCGGCAGCGCCGAGCGCGCCGCGCAATCACGCCGCCTGCCCACTGCCCTTGTGACCACACCCGAAAGCCTGTCGTTGCTGCTTGCGCGCGCCGATGCGCGCGAGGCCCTGGGCTCGGTGCGTGTGGTGGTCGTGGATGAATGGCACGAACTCGTTGGCAACAAGCGGGGCGTGCAAGTCCAGTTGGCGCTCGCCCGGCTGCGCACGTGGTCGCCGGAACTGATCGTGTGGGGACTTTCCGCGACGCTGGGCAATCTGTCGGAAGCCATGGACGCGCTCGGCGATGCAGCAACCCCCACCCCCGGCACACTGGTGCAAGGCCACCTGCCCAAGCGCATGGAAATCGATACGCTGCTGCCCGATGGCGTGGGCCGTTTTCCGTGGGCCGGGCATCTGGGCATGGCGATGCTGCCGCATGTGTTGGAAGAGCTGGAAAGCGCCAGCACCGCGCTGGTGTTTCTCAATACGCGCTCGCAGGCGGAACTGTGGTATCAGGCAGTCATCAATGCGCGCCCGGAATGGGCCGGGCTGATTGCGTTGCATCACGGCTCGCTGGACCGCGCAACGCGCGACTGGGTCGAGACCGGGCTCAAGCAAGGCAAGCTCAAGGCGGTGTTCTGCACGTCAAGCCTGGATCTGGGCGTGGATTTTCTGCCGGTGGAACGCGTGCTGCAGATCGGCTCACCCAAGGGTGTGGCGCGGCTGTTGCAGCGTGCGGGGCGATCTGGACACGCACCTGGCCGGCCCTCTCGCGTGACGGTGGTGCCCACGCATAGCCTTGAACTCGTGGAAGGCGCTGCGGCCCGCGCTGCGGCCATGTCAGGACAGGTGGAGGCCCGCACCTCGCCACACAAGCCGCTGGATGTATTGGTTCAGCATCTGGTGACGGTCGCCCTGGGCGGCGGCTTTGTGCCTGACGCGCTGCTGCAGGAAGTGCGCCGCGCCTGGGCCTACCGGGATCTGCACGACGACGAGTGGCAATGGGCGCTCGATTTCGTGCGACAGGGCGGCCACTCGCTCACGGCGTATCCCGACTACCGCCGCGTCATGCCCGATGAACACGGCATCTGGCGCGTGCCCGATACGCGGCTCGCGCGGCGACACCGCATGAGCATCGGCACCATCGTCAGCGATGCAACGATGACCGTGCGCTGGTGGCACGCGTCCGGTGGCGGCGCACTGGGGTCGATTGAAGAAGGCTTCATTGCGCGGCTGCGCCCCGGCGACAACTTCCTGTTTGCCGGCCGCCTGCTGGAACTGGTGCGCGTGCAGGACATGACCGCCTATGTGCGGCGCGCCACCGGCAAACGCGCTGCCGTGCCGCGCTGGAACGGCGGCCGCATGCCGCTATCCAACGAGCTTTCGCACGCGGTGGTGGCGCAACTCGATGCGGCGGCACATGCCCGCTTCGACAGCCCGGAAATGCAAGCCGCGCGCCCACTGCTGGAGTTGCAGGCGCGCTGGTCTGCGCTGCCCACCACGGCAACGCTGGTGGCCGAGACGCTGCACTCGCGCGAGGGCTGGCATCTTTTTCTGTACCCGTTTGCCGGGCGGCATGCGCACCTCGGGCTTGCGAGCCTTCTCGGCTGGCGCGCGGCCAATCGCACGCCGGCGACCTTCTCACTGGCGTTCAACGACTACGGCCTCGAACTGCTGTCGGCCACACCCATCGACTGGCCGGCGCTGCTCGCCAGCGGCGAACTCTTTGCCACGCACACCCTCATGCCGGACGTGCTGGCCAGCCTCAACGCCGGAGAACTGGCGCAACGCCGCTTTCGCGAGATTGCACGCGTCTCGGGGCTGGTGTTTCAGGGCTACCCCGGCGCACACAAGAGCGCGCGCCAGTTGCAGGCGTCTTCTGGCTTGTTCTATGAAGTCTTCCGGCGCCACGACCCCGGCAACCTGCTGCTCTCGCAGGCAGAGACCGAAGTGCTGCGCCAGGAACTGGATCTCGACCGTATCGAAGCCGCCCTCGTCCGCATGCGCGGTTTGCAGCTGCAGCTCTGCGCACTGAAACGTCCGTCGCCGTTCAGTTTTCCGTTGATGGTGGAGCGGTTTCGCGAGCAGCTCTCGACGGAGAAACTCGCCGATCGGATCGCACGCATGCTGGCCGAAGCTGAGCGCGCCGCCGGCCCCGAACCCACCGATCCGGATGCTGCGGCCAGGCCGGAGATCGAGACCGACGTACAGGCCGCGCTGCGCCTGACCGAATCGCCCGACACCGCGGGCAAGTCCAGCCGCCGCACGCGCCGGCCGCGTAAGACATCGAAACCACTGCCATTGCTATGA
- the pdeM gene encoding ligase-associated DNA damage response endonuclease PdeM codes for MTVAKDYAIQCAGETLWLLPERALWWPAQRMLMVADAHFGKAATFRARGVPVPAGSTSQAVARLDAMLARLPVAHIAWLGDLLHAREAHAALDALAAWRARHAEVACTLVRGNHDRHAGDPPADLRFNVVEELWAIGPFALCHEPQRLPDRYVIAGHVHPGVVISGPARDRLRLPCFRFGTSGALLPAFGEFTGLWTAPAAPGEALFAVADDCVWPLRS; via the coding sequence ATGACGGTCGCCAAAGACTACGCCATCCAATGCGCGGGCGAGACCCTATGGCTGCTGCCCGAGCGCGCGCTATGGTGGCCCGCGCAACGCATGCTGATGGTGGCGGATGCGCATTTCGGCAAGGCGGCCACGTTCCGGGCGCGTGGCGTGCCGGTGCCGGCTGGGAGCACGAGCCAGGCGGTCGCGCGCTTGGATGCCATGCTCGCCCGGCTGCCGGTGGCGCATATCGCGTGGCTGGGCGATCTCCTGCACGCACGCGAAGCGCACGCAGCACTCGATGCGCTCGCCGCCTGGCGCGCACGCCACGCCGAGGTCGCTTGCACGTTGGTCCGCGGCAACCACGACCGCCATGCCGGAGACCCACCTGCGGACCTGCGCTTCAACGTGGTGGAAGAGCTTTGGGCGATCGGGCCCTTCGCGCTGTGCCATGAACCGCAGCGGCTGCCCGATCGCTACGTCATCGCCGGACATGTGCACCCGGGCGTCGTCATCAGCGGACCGGCTCGGGACCGCCTCCGGCTACCGTGTTTCCGGTTTGGAACGAGCGGCGCCCTGCTGCCCGCCTTCGGCGAGTTCACCGGTCTATGGACCGCACCGGCTGCGCCCGGAGAAGCGCTCTTTGCTGTCGCCGACGACTGCGTCTGGCCGCTGCGCAGCTAG
- a CDS encoding zinc-dependent alcohol dehydrogenase translates to MKALCWHGKHDIRCDTVPDPTIQHGRDAIIKVTACAICGSDLHLFDGVMPGMESGDVVGHETMGEVVEVGPENTKLKVGDRVVVPFTISCGECFFCKRGFYSGCERTNPDHAKAAKLWGHSPAGLFGYSHLLGGYAGGQAEYLRVPYADVGPIRVPDGVADETLLFLSDIFPTGYMAAEQCNIQPGDTIAVWGCGPVGQFAIRSAFLLGAERVIAIDTVPERLAMARDAGAQTLDFKASDVQEALNEMTQGRGPDACIDAVGTEPETTASLDSVVDRIKVATALGTDRPHVLRQAIQCCRNFGTVSIVGVYGGLLDKVPFGSAINRGLTFRMAQTPVQRYLPLLLERIERGEIDPSFVVTHRGTLADGPDLYKTFRDKQDGCVKVVLKP, encoded by the coding sequence ATGAAAGCACTCTGCTGGCACGGCAAACATGACATTCGCTGCGACACCGTTCCGGATCCGACGATCCAACACGGCCGTGACGCCATCATCAAAGTCACGGCGTGCGCCATCTGCGGCTCGGATCTGCACCTCTTCGACGGTGTGATGCCCGGCATGGAAAGCGGCGATGTGGTCGGCCACGAAACGATGGGCGAAGTCGTGGAAGTGGGGCCTGAGAACACCAAGCTGAAAGTGGGCGACCGCGTCGTCGTGCCATTCACCATTTCATGCGGCGAGTGCTTTTTCTGCAAACGCGGGTTCTACTCGGGCTGCGAGCGAACCAACCCTGACCACGCCAAGGCCGCCAAGCTATGGGGCCATTCGCCGGCCGGTTTGTTCGGCTACTCCCACCTGCTGGGCGGATATGCCGGTGGCCAGGCGGAATATCTGCGCGTGCCTTACGCCGACGTCGGGCCCATCCGCGTGCCAGACGGGGTTGCTGACGAAACCTTGTTGTTCCTGTCCGACATTTTCCCGACCGGCTACATGGCCGCGGAGCAGTGCAATATCCAGCCCGGCGACACCATCGCCGTGTGGGGTTGCGGGCCCGTCGGGCAGTTCGCGATCCGCAGTGCGTTTCTGCTGGGCGCGGAACGCGTGATCGCCATCGATACGGTGCCGGAGCGCTTGGCCATGGCGCGTGATGCCGGCGCGCAAACACTCGACTTCAAGGCCAGCGATGTGCAGGAGGCGCTTAACGAAATGACGCAGGGCCGCGGCCCCGATGCCTGCATCGATGCAGTGGGCACGGAACCCGAAACGACCGCCAGCCTCGACTCCGTGGTCGACCGCATCAAGGTCGCTACCGCACTCGGTACGGATCGGCCCCACGTGCTGCGGCAGGCCATTCAATGCTGCCGCAACTTCGGTACGGTCTCGATCGTCGGTGTGTATGGCGGCTTGCTGGACAAGGTGCCGTTTGGCTCTGCGATCAATCGAGGGCTGACGTTCCGGATGGCGCAAACACCGGTTCAGCGGTATCTGCCCTTGTTGCTCGAACGCATCGAGCGCGGCGAGATCGACCCGTCGTTCGTGGTGACGCATCGCGGTACGCTTGCGGATGGCCCGGACCTGTACAAGACCTTCCGCGACAAGCAGGACGGCTGCGTGAAGGTGGTGCTCAAGCCCTGA
- a CDS encoding DUF6566 family protein translates to MMQNDTTHEGAARFECAGHTVTVSAEQDAQGVWVPRISVENGTRQFEIREISQTWRGWHTKGEAVRDGMEQARLLLTHGRS, encoded by the coding sequence ATGATGCAGAACGATACAACGCACGAGGGCGCCGCGCGCTTCGAGTGTGCGGGCCATACCGTGACCGTCAGCGCGGAGCAGGACGCACAGGGCGTATGGGTGCCCCGCATCTCCGTCGAAAACGGCACGCGGCAGTTCGAAATCCGAGAAATATCCCAGACATGGCGAGGCTGGCACACCAAAGGCGAGGCCGTTCGAGACGGCATGGAACAAGCCCGCTTGCTGCTCACGCATGGGCGGTCCTGA
- a CDS encoding manganese catalase family protein, which translates to MFMHNKRLQYTVRVSETDPGLANLLLEQFGGPQGELAAAMRYFTQAVAEEDAGRKDMLYDIATEELSHLEIIGTIVAMLNRGAKGELAEAVDEQAELYRKLNGAGNDSHVTQLLYGGGPALTNSGGVPWTAAYIDSIGEPTADLRSNIAAEARAKIIYERLINVSNDPGVRDALGFLMTREVAHQKSFEKALYAINANFPPGKLPPVPEFSDAYFKMSRGGPIVQAPWNSGTGLELVADPPVPVDGGDGNASVNLTDAELETLEAMKTRLASDPAVDPTTGAELGEAKA; encoded by the coding sequence ATGTTCATGCACAACAAGCGATTGCAGTACACCGTTCGCGTCAGCGAAACCGATCCTGGATTGGCCAATCTGCTGCTGGAGCAGTTCGGCGGCCCCCAAGGCGAGCTTGCGGCAGCGATGCGCTACTTCACGCAAGCCGTTGCAGAAGAGGATGCAGGCCGCAAGGACATGTTGTACGACATCGCGACAGAAGAGCTCAGTCACCTGGAGATCATCGGCACTATCGTCGCCATGTTGAATCGCGGTGCCAAAGGGGAACTGGCGGAAGCGGTGGATGAGCAGGCGGAGTTGTATCGCAAGCTCAATGGCGCTGGTAACGACAGCCATGTGACGCAGTTGCTGTATGGCGGCGGCCCGGCGCTGACCAACTCGGGCGGCGTGCCGTGGACGGCGGCATACATTGACTCGATTGGCGAGCCGACGGCGGACCTACGCTCGAACATTGCCGCCGAAGCACGCGCCAAGATCATCTACGAACGATTGATCAACGTCAGCAATGACCCCGGTGTGCGCGATGCGCTCGGCTTTCTCATGACGCGCGAGGTAGCGCACCAGAAGTCGTTCGAGAAGGCGCTCTACGCCATCAACGCCAACTTCCCCCCGGGCAAGCTGCCGCCGGTGCCGGAGTTCAGCGATGCGTATTTCAAGATGTCGCGCGGTGGTCCCATCGTGCAGGCACCGTGGAATAGCGGCACGGGTCTTGAGCTGGTTGCAGACCCACCGGTGCCTGTGGATGGCGGAGACGGCAACGCGTCGGTCAATTTGACCGATGCCGAACTCGAAACGCTGGAGGCCATGAAGACGCGCCTGGCTTCTGACCCGGCGGTCGATCCCACCACCGGCGCGGAGCTTGGTGAAGCGAAGGCGTAA
- a CDS encoding Nramp family divalent metal transporter — MDDALALERDSSSASRCVVAHAREALEGRRRGWRTFTPFVGPAVVVSVAYTDPGNIATGIEAGARYGYQLLWVVLASSLVAMLFQMLSARLGIVTGRNLAQLCRTHLPAPAGLGMWFISELAAMATDLAEFVGAAVGIALLTGMPLLAAMAVAGVLTYLLLMLQVRGFRSVELMIGALVAVIGISYIIQVWILPVSWAAALRQTFVPTALPPDAFMLAAGIVGATVMPHALFLHSGLVNKRVRPRSASETSQLLRYSNREVVAALAAAGCINLAMVVVAAGAFHGAHAEVAGIEDAYITLAPLFGASAGLVFLVGLIASGLSSSVVGTMAGQMVLQGFLRVRLPVWMRRLITMVPAFIVIGAGMDVTRALVLSQVILSMVVPFPMAALIWLARRPDLMGQHAAGRGLVLVATVGALLVAGLNGALLVHLIA, encoded by the coding sequence ATGGACGACGCCCTCGCGCTTGAACGCGACAGTTCTTCTGCATCGAGATGCGTCGTCGCCCACGCACGCGAAGCGCTGGAAGGCCGGCGACGGGGATGGCGCACGTTCACGCCGTTCGTCGGTCCGGCGGTGGTGGTCTCGGTGGCCTATACCGACCCCGGCAACATCGCCACGGGCATTGAAGCCGGTGCGCGCTATGGATATCAGCTGCTGTGGGTCGTGCTCGCATCCAGCCTGGTGGCGATGCTGTTCCAGATGCTCTCGGCACGCCTGGGCATTGTGACGGGCAGAAATCTGGCGCAACTCTGCCGAACGCATCTGCCTGCGCCGGCCGGGCTTGGCATGTGGTTCATCAGCGAGCTTGCCGCCATGGCGACCGACCTTGCCGAGTTTGTCGGTGCCGCAGTCGGCATCGCGCTCCTCACCGGGATGCCTCTGCTCGCCGCCATGGCCGTTGCCGGTGTGCTGACTTATCTTTTGCTGATGCTGCAAGTGCGGGGCTTCCGCTCAGTCGAACTGATGATTGGCGCGCTGGTGGCCGTCATCGGTATCTCTTACATCATCCAAGTGTGGATCTTGCCTGTCTCGTGGGCGGCGGCGCTGCGGCAGACCTTCGTCCCCACGGCATTGCCGCCCGACGCGTTCATGTTGGCGGCCGGCATTGTCGGAGCCACGGTCATGCCACACGCACTCTTTCTCCATTCGGGACTGGTCAATAAGCGTGTGCGTCCACGGAGTGCGTCAGAGACGTCGCAACTGCTTCGCTATTCCAACCGCGAGGTGGTGGCAGCGCTGGCCGCCGCGGGCTGCATCAACCTCGCCATGGTCGTGGTCGCGGCAGGCGCGTTTCACGGCGCACATGCGGAGGTGGCCGGCATTGAAGATGCCTATATCACCCTGGCGCCATTGTTTGGAGCATCGGCCGGGCTGGTGTTTCTGGTGGGGCTGATCGCATCGGGGCTCTCAAGCTCCGTGGTCGGCACGATGGCGGGCCAGATGGTGTTGCAAGGTTTCCTGCGGGTGCGCCTGCCGGTATGGATGCGCCGGCTGATCACCATGGTGCCGGCGTTCATCGTCATCGGCGCGGGCATGGATGTCACGCGCGCACTCGTGCTCAGCCAGGTCATTCTGAGCATGGTGGTGCCGTTTCCGATGGCGGCGCTGATCTGGCTGGCGCGACGGCCAGACTTGATGGGGCAGCATGCTGCCGGTCGCGGCCTCGTGCTAGTGGCGACAGTCGGGGCCTTGCTGGTGGCGGGATTGAACGGGGCGCTGCTCGTCCATCTCATCGCATAG
- a CDS encoding NmrA family NAD(P)-binding protein, translated as MYVVMGATGHVGAAVADALLAGGEDVTILTRRPERAGRWRDKGASVATADVEDVASLRAAFRLGRRAFLLNPPADIAGDTDATERRTIANILAALEDSGLEKVVAASTYGARPGRGIGDLTTLWEFEEGLRRQPIPAAINRGAYYMSNWTSMLETVAQTGALPSMFPADMPLPMVASADLGEAAAARLLTPPDDVGVRYVEGPQRYTPQDVARAMSRTLGRGVVLEVVPRDRWEAVYKGLGFSDEAARAYAKMTAVTLDEDFDPPGGVVRGHVSLADFITAAWVRAAHA; from the coding sequence ATGTACGTAGTGATGGGTGCAACCGGACATGTAGGAGCCGCCGTTGCAGACGCGTTGCTGGCCGGCGGCGAAGACGTGACGATCCTGACACGGCGGCCGGAGCGTGCAGGTCGCTGGCGGGACAAGGGTGCGTCGGTCGCGACGGCCGACGTGGAGGACGTCGCCTCGTTGCGGGCGGCATTCCGACTCGGGCGCCGCGCATTCCTGCTCAATCCGCCCGCCGATATTGCCGGCGATACCGACGCCACGGAGCGCCGCACGATCGCCAACATCCTCGCCGCGCTGGAAGACTCCGGGCTGGAGAAGGTGGTGGCCGCGTCTACCTACGGCGCGCGCCCGGGGCGAGGCATCGGCGACCTCACCACGCTGTGGGAATTTGAAGAAGGCCTTCGCCGCCAGCCTATTCCGGCCGCAATCAACCGCGGCGCTTATTACATGAGCAACTGGACCAGCATGCTCGAGACCGTGGCGCAGACCGGCGCGTTACCGAGCATGTTCCCTGCCGATATGCCCCTGCCGATGGTGGCTTCCGCAGACCTCGGCGAGGCAGCGGCCGCCAGGCTCCTGACACCGCCCGACGACGTGGGCGTGCGCTACGTCGAGGGGCCGCAACGCTACACACCGCAGGATGTTGCGCGGGCCATGTCGCGCACGCTCGGCCGTGGCGTCGTGCTCGAGGTCGTTCCGCGAGACCGTTGGGAAGCGGTCTACAAAGGGCTGGGCTTCTCCGATGAGGCCGCCCGTGCTTATGCGAAGATGACCGCCGTGACCCTGGACGAAGATTTCGACCCACCGGGCGGCGTCGTACGGGGCCATGTTTCGCTTGCGGACTTCATCACGGCAGCGTGGGTACGCGCAGCGCACGCCTGA
- a CDS encoding DUF2252 family protein: protein MSQRKSSHSAVSPKNRAPILARLRQSKMTRSTHAYVRGSTVKFYEWLSEVQPHTFPEGPTIWICGDCHVGNLGPIGHTSGAARIQIRDLDQTVLGNPAHDLIRLGVSLATAARGSDLPGIVTARMVEALMAGYLHGIDPDAALRLPPRPASVRTAMKAATARTWKELAKERLSDTSPTIPLGRHFWPLSREERRELKHLVSQHEVLALVARLYEMPGEASVSIVDAAYWVKGCSSLGQRRYAVLLAVDQDRGPRYRLIDIKEAGKAAAPSTAAGEMPRINGERVVTGARRLSPDLGDRMAWGRMLGGSFFMRELQPQDLKLSVDKLEHKDATVLAAYLGNVVGLAHGSQMARDVAMSWHRELRARHGRSIDAPFWLWSSIVDLLGRHERQYLEYCRAWAG, encoded by the coding sequence ATGTCCCAACGAAAATCGTCGCACAGCGCGGTGAGCCCTAAAAACCGTGCACCCATACTTGCCCGGCTGCGCCAATCGAAGATGACGCGTTCCACCCATGCGTACGTTCGCGGCAGCACCGTGAAGTTCTACGAGTGGCTGAGCGAGGTGCAGCCGCATACGTTTCCCGAAGGGCCGACCATCTGGATCTGCGGCGATTGCCATGTCGGCAACCTCGGCCCGATCGGCCATACTTCCGGCGCCGCGCGCATACAGATCCGGGATCTGGACCAGACGGTGCTGGGCAATCCAGCGCACGACTTGATCCGGCTTGGCGTCTCGTTGGCGACGGCCGCACGCGGTTCAGACCTGCCTGGCATCGTGACCGCACGCATGGTGGAGGCGCTGATGGCGGGGTACCTGCACGGTATCGACCCCGATGCAGCGTTGCGCTTGCCGCCGCGCCCTGCATCCGTTCGCACAGCCATGAAAGCGGCAACTGCACGTACGTGGAAAGAACTGGCCAAGGAGCGGCTGAGCGACACGTCTCCAACCATTCCGCTAGGGCGCCATTTCTGGCCGCTCTCACGAGAAGAGCGGCGCGAACTGAAACATCTTGTGAGCCAGCACGAGGTGCTTGCACTGGTGGCGCGTCTTTACGAAATGCCGGGCGAAGCCTCCGTCAGCATCGTGGATGCGGCGTACTGGGTCAAAGGATGCAGCTCGCTCGGGCAGCGGCGTTATGCCGTCTTGCTGGCTGTCGATCAGGACCGCGGGCCGCGGTACCGGCTGATCGACATCAAGGAGGCGGGCAAGGCCGCGGCGCCCAGCACCGCTGCAGGCGAGATGCCGCGGATCAACGGGGAACGCGTAGTCACCGGCGCGCGGCGTCTTTCTCCTGACCTGGGCGATCGAATGGCATGGGGGCGCATGCTTGGCGGTAGTTTTTTCATGCGCGAGCTGCAGCCGCAAGACCTGAAGCTGTCGGTCGACAAGCTGGAGCACAAGGACGCCACCGTCCTGGCCGCTTACCTGGGCAACGTCGTCGGCCTCGCCCATGGCAGCCAGATGGCCCGGGATGTGGCGATGTCGTGGCACCGTGAACTGCGTGCGCGTCACGGGCGCTCCATCGACGCGCCGTTCTGGCTCTGGTCCTCGATTGTCGATCTGCTTGGACGGCACGAGCGTCAGTATCTCGAGTACTGCCGCGCCTGGGCTGGCTGA